The following is a genomic window from Euwallacea similis isolate ESF13 chromosome 4, ESF131.1, whole genome shotgun sequence.
AGGGCTCCATTAGCTTCAGCCAAACTATCATAAGCCGCAATGAACTTCTTCAACATACCTAAAGCCAACactaaaaaaacaagaaaatttgaaaactcccAGTCCTCATCGCTCTGTTACCAAATACCCACTATTGCTCTGAAGTAGACCTTTCCGAGAGCCTATAGGAAATTTAACCAAGAAAACCGAATCATCTTCACAGGATATGTGGAGAATTAGATCATTGAGTTTTCGAGCCCTGGCTGTGATGCCATAGATAGTTATCCAGATGTTTACTTCCATGGTCATGGTGAATACGTAAGTGAAGTAGAATGGCACAAATTGCCAAATGAACTGAAATGCTCCGATTTCGGGGACGACTATCTGAGCCCACATGTATACGTCCATTCCCAGGCATGTGAATGTAAAAGTGTATGCCATGAGGATGACTATAATGATTTTCTTGGAAGGCGGTAATGGCCCTACTACTTCATCGAACTGAAAGCgtaagaaacaaaaaatttaaattcttgaaTGCAATGATTTCTCATTTTTACCTTAGTCAGACAAATCAAATAATTCCAGAACTCCTTGAACGTAATGGAAATGTACACTTGTCCTATAATCCAAGTGGATACTAATGTTATAACTTCAGCCAAAGTGCACATTAAAGCTGATAAGCCCTTAAGTCTGACGTTGTAGACAACGTCTACGTGATATGAAAGAGTAAGGCCAATTAGAGTTAGCGTGGCTTGAAAATGACGAAATTGAAGCATCTTTGTAATGTGACCTAGCTGGTATTAATGCCATACCATACAGGAACACGAACACGTTCGTAATAATAACTTTCAGCCACGACCATTCCAGGGTGTAATGGCCGTTTTTCCCGGTCACAGCTATTGGAAACAGCCCAATTAATCTATTGATAAACAGCAGGTGTTTTATATTATCGTAGAACTTCTGTGAAATAATAACTTGGAAATcccttttaacatttttatttatatttttcattctgGATGTGATAGATTTGAGGGTACGcctgaaaataaacatattcaTGTTATACGCTGACACACAGAAAGAAACTTTTCTCCAGGATAATTAAGGTTTAATTTAGATCCAGATAAGAAATGGACCCAGAAAGTGTTAAATGGTGTTAGGACATAAATTAATGGAGGTTCGGTATAATTATAAATGAGGGTTGACCAAAGAACTGAATTTTTCCTATGGGTCATTATGGAGATACATTTAACTGTATaatttaatagtaaatttatGGATAACGTGTGGTAAATTTCGTAAATAGCAATTAAATCCATATTAGTTTCTGTCTAGGTAGAATGTTGAAGGATTAAAAGGGTTgttaactaattttaattcgCTGCTGATAACGGAAACTATTCAGAAATAATGATGACTACAAACAGACCGGGACTGGACAGTTTTGATTAGGTGTAAATCTCTTCAATCAATTATATGTATAGTGCATTTAAGTTAAAACAGCCACATATAGGATGACCATAAAAAAGGGGCAAAATAtgtaacttttttgctattttatacagagtgagtTTTTTTTGACGATTAGTGAaggaatctcggaaactagcaGAGTTACGAATTCGGTTAAATGGGGTAATAATTGCAGCTTTATGGGACTAATTTAAAGCCACGTTTGGGTTCTTGAAAAAGTCTATGGCTTGCcagatatttagcaaaaaccaattttttttcattttttttaaatagatctAGCCGTGTAATTATTGGTTTTAGAGAAATTCCACAAGTACACATATTATAGATAAGATAATTTTGCCCTGAAAAAGATAGTCTAACAAGATTTTTTCTGACAGCTCTAATTTTTGGGATATGGCATAagcttacgtttttttttttatggaaaacataataagttataatttattttaaaaggtattttttcaagatttaaaaTGATACCACTCAGCACAtagttatttctcaaaatggcggacttgtaactttttttaaatctgatattccaattttaagGAAGTTGGCCATGAAATCGTTCATATTCATTTATCATTTGTTTGACACTGACATGACATGTAAATTTACATCTGACTTAATGATGCAActactgaaaaataaaaaaaattattaaaatttgatattttttttcctaattagaAGCCAAAACcaaagcaatttaaaacaatttttaaattgaaagatatatatttatgattaaaaaatgccCAAAATGATGCTGTcgtaaataaaatgatttgctaagtcaaaaaattgtaaaaaaatacagggtgccccATTCGAATACCACTTCCGGCCGAACTGGAACTCACACCagtaaaaattacaagaattagtaatattaataacagCTCCCAGAATATTAAGTAATGCGCAGAACGGCCTCCAGAATATTTGGTAGATCGTAAATATTAAGATTCAGTAAGTATTGAATTTGAAGTACCGTTTCATTCCCTGAAAATgtcaatgaaaaatttaaatgataggGTGCTCCATTTAAATATCGAAAGTTAGagtcacttccggtttaactgGAAGTAACAAGATTCAAAACTATCCAGAATACTCgatcattttcttttatacaagtaatttatacaaaaaatttaatttttagacgAAAGGCATTTTCCATTCGTCTAAAAGGATCCTGGATCAACGGATGCAAAGGATCGATAGTTTCGGTGATAGTTGTGATATATGGTTTTCAGGAATTATGTTCTGAATTTAACCAGTTCTTCAGGATTATCATACGTATGGGACTGCTAATCGCAACCGTTTGGAACCGCGTCTATACGGCCTCCAGAGTATTTAGTAATATACATAACGGCCGCCAGGGCATTTAGTAACATACATAACGACCGCCCGAGTATTTATGGGGCCTTGAATTTGAACTATCGCTTCATTCTCCAAaagtttcaatgaaaaattatatcaaaatgttcagtctaaaataatttttccacaatatttgcaaaaaaattaaaatcccttAATAACAACACGTCCCGAATAATAAAAGAGTAATTTCTACTGCCGTGTTAAATTAAACAAGTGGCCCCAAAAATATACCAATTGAAGCTTGTTTATAACTGAACCTTTGATGTCGCAGTTACGGCTTATAAAAGGctccattaattat
Proteins encoded in this region:
- the Gr43a gene encoding gustatory receptor for sugar taste 43a; this translates as MKNINKNVKRDFQVIISQKFYDNIKHLLFINRLIGLFPIAVTGKNGHYTLEWSWLKVIITNVFVFLYATLTLIGLTLSYHVDVVYNVRLKGLSALMCTLAEVITLVSTWIIGQVYISITFKEFWNYLICLTKFDEVVGPLPPSKKIIIVILMAYTFTFTCLGMDVYMWAQIVVPEIGAFQFIWQFVPFYFTYVFTMTMEVNIWITIYGITARARKLNDLILHISCEDDSVFLVKFPIGSRKGLLQSNSMLKKFIAAYDSLAEANGALVKLYGLSMIMMLGNVIVCLVITPYVLYQQILNAKDKNFLFTQTYWMICHVLRLLFLVEPCHSGHTMGREIRKTVTKLISLDLPKVAYKQVKILLMVINENKIEFSAAGLAFIDRSLLPIIASAVFTYLAILFQYNNNS